The genomic interval GAATTCAATCTTTGTATAATATGTGTCGGTAATCTGTAGACTGGGGATTAATCAGTTCTCACATGGTTTTGCCTATTTATTGTGAGCTAAGGATGGCCGTCCGATCCTCACTGCTCCACCAGGGCCGCGTGATCTGAACGGTGGTGATGCTGTCTGCTCCGGTTGAAGGCTCGCTGCGAGCCATTCAAAAGCAATTTTTTCTTTCAACCCCATCCACCTCCGGACTCCGGTTGCGTTGCGCCATGGCGCTGCAGCTTCAGGCCGCCACTCCGCatccccctcttcctctccgctcctcgcgccgccgcttcgctGCTCCGCCGTCGCCTCTCGTTCTCCGCGCCGTAGCTTCCTCCCGCGATGGCCCCTCCAcgcgcctctcctctcctgcgcccgcgccgcctcgccgccggcggcgtgcgagcgTGAGGGCCCGCGCCGGCGCGGGCAGAGGTGGCCGGGGGGGGTCCCCGTACGACGTGCTCGGCGTGCCTCCGTCGGCGCCGCCCGACGAGATCAAGCGCGCGTACCGGCGGCTTGCTCTCAAGTTCCACCCGGACGTCAACAAGGAGGTGCGTGCCACAGCCGCCCCCAAACCTTGTCACCTCCTTGCGTTTCACTGATTATTTGTGTTTGATGTTGTGTCAACGTAGCCCAACGCGCAAGAGAAATTTCTGCGGATCAAGCATGCGTACAACACGCTCATGAATTCAGAGAGCCGGTCCAAGTACGCGAGCACTAGCAGCAACACATATTATTCGTCCAGGACATACGGGAAGAGCAGCACTGCTTCAGCTGATGAAGAAGAGCCATTCTATGGCTTTGGTACTGGAATACCTTCTCTTCTGCATTAGTGAGCTATATTATGGTTTCTGTGGTTAGGAATTTCGTGCTAGTGATGAGTAAAATGAAGTTTCAAGAGAGATCCTTTCTGCTAAGAAACAACTGGTAGATTAGatcacatcataatccttgtaTTTTGAAACTTCAGTAGATAAATGGAACTCTAGGGTGTGTAGTTACTAGATAGTTGAACTAAAAATGTTCCATTATTTGACATTATACTGTGGTCATGGATCTGCAGGGGATTTCCTTAGAGATCTTCAAGCAGAATTTCAGAACTGGGAAGCCGGTCTGAATTCAGAACAGAAACCTAAAAGCTTGTGGGAAGAGTTGGCAGTAAGTTCTTTACCTGTCTTTTCCACTGTATTA from Oryza glaberrima chromosome 3, OglaRS2, whole genome shotgun sequence carries:
- the LOC127767831 gene encoding uncharacterized protein LOC127767831; the encoded protein is MALQLQAATPHPPLPLRSSRRRFAAPPSPLVLRAVASSRDGPSTRLSSPAPAPPRRRRRASVRARAGAGRGGRGGSPYDVLGVPPSAPPDEIKRAYRRLALKFHPDVNKEPNAQEKFLRIKHAYNTLMNSESRSKYASTSSNTYYSSRTYGKSSTASADEEEPFYGFGDFLRDLQAEFQNWEAGLNSEQKPKSLWEELAAIGEEFVEFLENELKIDDSSDAEDNANDPYTQSGGKNKQDVNTSTSSFDDSVSEIEAALEKLKKELGLS